From a single Chitinophaga sp. Cy-1792 genomic region:
- a CDS encoding SprT-like domain-containing protein, producing the protein MKQEAPLNALASYLPAGTFEPVMEFIRYHKVHLTVTRERKSILGDYRHPDGHGKGHRISINGSLNKYSFLITLLHELAHLTTFNKFGNRVPAHGKEWKSEFSAILAGFVGKDYLPSDVELAVRQSMANPAASSCADEDLLRVLNRYDRKKENHYFVEQLPLHQLFRTKDGRIFRRGEKIRKRYRCEEVASKRMYLFSPVYEVEMVNED; encoded by the coding sequence GTGAAACAGGAGGCGCCTTTAAATGCTTTAGCGTCCTATCTGCCTGCCGGAACTTTTGAGCCGGTAATGGAATTTATCCGTTACCATAAGGTGCATCTTACCGTTACCCGCGAAAGAAAAAGTATCCTCGGCGACTACCGTCATCCGGACGGGCACGGGAAAGGACACCGGATCAGCATCAACGGATCGCTGAACAAGTATTCCTTTCTCATCACCCTGCTGCATGAACTGGCCCACCTGACCACCTTCAATAAATTCGGCAACCGTGTGCCCGCACACGGCAAAGAATGGAAAAGTGAATTTTCCGCTATACTGGCCGGTTTTGTTGGCAAAGACTATCTCCCCTCCGATGTAGAACTGGCCGTACGCCAAAGTATGGCCAATCCTGCCGCCAGCTCCTGTGCGGATGAAGATCTCCTGCGTGTACTTAACCGCTACGACCGCAAAAAGGAAAATCATTATTTCGTAGAGCAGTTGCCGTTACATCAGCTGTTCAGAACAAAAGACGGACGCATATTCCGCCGGGGTGAAAAAATCCGTAAACGTTATCGTTGTGAAGAAGTAGCCTCTAAAAGAATGTATCT
- a CDS encoding polymer-forming cytoskeletal protein codes for MLPSSTINIIGNGTSIQGDIVCEGDIRIDGQVNGTVSTKAKIVVGPEGEITGDLICQSADLLGKVTGIIRVEELLFLKGNALVKGDVYTAHFEMEPTAKFNGRCYMDDEKPEETHKNGKSALKEAEQN; via the coding sequence ATGTTACCTAGCTCAACCATCAACATTATAGGCAACGGTACGTCTATACAGGGAGATATTGTTTGCGAAGGAGATATTCGCATCGATGGACAGGTAAACGGTACCGTATCTACCAAAGCTAAAATCGTTGTAGGACCAGAAGGTGAGATCACCGGCGATTTAATCTGCCAGAGTGCTGACCTGCTGGGTAAAGTTACCGGTATTATCAGAGTGGAAGAGCTGCTGTTCCTGAAAGGAAACGCACTCGTTAAAGGAGACGTTTATACTGCTCATTTCGAAATGGAACCAACCGCCAAATTCAACGGTCGTTGCTACATGGACGATGAAAAGCCGGAAGAAACTCATAAAAATGGAAAATCAGCCCTCAAAGAAGCAGAACAAAACTGA
- a CDS encoding AtpZ/AtpI family protein, translating to MENQPSKKQNKTDKNSYSSIVRYAGLAFQMMAILGLAVFAGYKLDQKIGWRFPLFLVIFSLLGLAILLWQIIKDTRK from the coding sequence ATGGAAAATCAGCCCTCAAAGAAGCAGAACAAAACTGATAAAAACAGTTACAGTTCTATTGTACGCTATGCGGGACTAGCGTTCCAGATGATGGCCATACTGGGACTGGCGGTGTTTGCAGGATACAAGCTGGACCAAAAAATTGGCTGGCGGTTCCCGCTATTCCTCGTCATTTTTTCTTTACTGGGTTTAGCCATACTTTTGTGGCAAATTATTAAAGATACCCGCAAGTAA